The Malus domestica chromosome 10, GDT2T_hap1 nucleotide sequence CTTATCAAACCCTAGCGGCCCTTCCTCAATATCTCCATACGCCGAGAAAGCCGACAACAGTCTGTCCGAAGAGATATCAAACGGGACGCTCCCCACGTAAATCTTCCTGGCCGAGACGTCAGCGGCGTTGGGGTTGCTGCTGTTAAGCGACGTCGCTAATCCGGCGGAGGCGAACTGCGTGACGGTGACTCTGCCGTCGATTTTCTTGCTCGGTTCTTTAAGGGACAGGAGGGCCGAGTCGGCGTGCTTGAACGTGACGAAGCCGTAGCCTTTTGATTTTCCAGTGGCCTTGTCGTGGATGACGATGGCCTCGTCGAGCTCGCCGAAGGCGGAGAAGAGGGAGCGGAGGGAGTCGGAGGTGGTGTCGGCGCCGAGGCCACGGATGAAGAGCTTCCGGAGGGTGGAGTCCTGGTCGGCGACGGAGCGGACGGATTCGAGTACGTCGGGGTGGCGAACGACGGCGTTTTGGAGGATGCCGATGAGTTGGTCCTGAGTCAGGGGCTGGAGGAGCCTCCGGGCGTCTTCGGGAGTTAGATAGGCGGATTGGGAAGGTGGAGAAGTCGAAACGGTGCCGTTTGGCTCGGTTTTGCGCTTCTTTGAGAAGTCCATGGTGGTCGTTTGGGATTTTGGGGGATGCAGTCTGCTGCGTATGGACTGTATAAACCCTAGCCAGGGAGAGAGATTCGTAATCCTCCCGGGGCGAATTGTACGACTTTGTAATTGATGTCGTTCAATTCTGCCTCAGTACGTTGGGCGGCCTGTTATGATGGGCCTCACTTGGATGCGATCCGGTTGGCCCAATACCTTGTATCAAccctaactttttttttctttttaaaagaaTGGGTCTCATAGCCCAAACAAGTTAAGCAAAAATAAGTCCAAGTCTGAACATCACAAGCCGATCTTCATGAACAAAATTATTCGAACGAGGAGGAGGATTATCAAAATAGTGATTTCCTAGGTCTAGAGAAAGACTATTTTCTTAGAGCAATCTTTAAAATCACGAGCCACGGATTCAAAACCACAAGTACACCTTTGACACCCTACATTACCCTTCTTGAGCCTTTGATCATTAGTGAGAAGTCTATCAAGAGAGAGTAGCCGTAGAAAACTCTGAACTTTTGGAGGAATGTGGAGTTTCCATATGAGGTTCCATCACCAAGAAGGAGCCTCAATAAAATTAATGGCCAAGGTGTAAGCAGATTTAACATAAGAGAATTATACGATTTTCTTTTCACTCAAAGAAAGGCACGCCTTAGCACATTGAAACAAaggaataaaagaaaaaactagtGACTACATTCCTTTGTGTCATGCAAGGGTTCAAAAGCTATGTGCACAACATGCAGATTCTTTTTGTTCATTTATTCCCCCTCGAGAAAATGTCCTAGTTGTTCATGAGCAGTGAGCAACTAAGAGTTTCTCTCGACGAAATACGAGATTCTGCTTCTGGCGGCTATGCGTTTGAAACTCGAGGAGGAAGTGTGTTAAGAATGGTGCGTGTATCTCCATTTAGTAAGGCAAGCTTTTAGAGCTTGTGCTGATGATCAAAGCCTTGAGGTTGGATGAGTCCCCAGGAGCACTAGCCCTCCTTGTGATCATTTCCATATTCTTGTACAAACTTTGTTTCACCAAATTGTTCATCACTTTCTTCCCTTGTTGTGCCTCCCTTTGATTTAAAGGTGAACCAATTGCAACCCTAGCTGTCTGGGGCCCTGAGTGAGGCCCCATCTTTGCTTGCCTCTCATCCTTGAACCATTGCAAAAGTTTTAGTGCTCTCTTTTGAGCAAGAGAGCTTCCCAACAATGCCACCTCAAGAAGTATGGGCACAATTCCTGACTTGGCCATTTTCTCCCTTTGATCTGAGCTTTGGTGAGCTAAAATCATTAGGATGTAGCAAGATAGCTCCTGGCATTTGGGCTTCTCATCCCATGTCAAAATCTCTATCAAGCTCCCGGGCACCGCCGCGCTATTCTCCATGGCTTTTTTCCCCATTAGGGTCACTACCAAGTTCCCCAGCGTCGCAAGTGCTTTTTCAGAAAGCGCTTCGGTCGTTGATAGCTTCAGGAGCACCTCGACCACCCCGTTAGAGACCAAAGTGGCTGCACTGTCCAGCATTGTGGAGAGGTTGAACAAAGCTCCCAAGCATGGCTCTTTGGTTTCCATGGTTGAAGTGCTTGACTCAATAATGACAACAAGAAATGGGACAATTTCTGATGAGGACAGAGGGAACTGGGTATTTGCAAGTGAGGACAACAACAAGAGCAACTCTGCAAATTGGTGCCTTGTTGGCTCGTCAAGAATGTTGATGTCGTTTTGTAGCTTTGAGAAGATTCCTGCCCCCACCATGAGAGCCTTGTTCCTGAAAGAAATTAAGAACATGCAGGAAATTAGATcacataagctcaaaatatCTCAAACTTATTCTGTGTGCATAATGATGACAAGAAGAATAACTATATAGTTCGAGTCAAATAATGGTGTTGAAATCTGACCAGttgataaattaaaaatatatattttatacaatttataagcacaccaaacaaaataaaaattatgttgCCGATACAGAGAAAATTAACATTGCATATGCACAAGAGCATATTCTAATGTTTGGTTTGGTGCTTGAGAGAAAAGCCCCATGAGACCGGCTTTACAGAAGAACTTATCCTATGCAAAGATGATGCATATAAAGGGTGATCCCAAGCCAACAAGACTCTCCGCTTTGACAAAGATGGCGCACATTattaaagttaaaaataaataaaggattTGAGAAGAGTGATCTCAAGTCCATGAGATTCTAAAGTATTTAAATCTTTGTTTTGGTGTGAAGGTCAACAAAATGGGGGTTTTTATTGTCCAAAAATCAAATAGGATCTGAACAACTAACCCTAAAAATTCctacaaaccctaaaaaaaaatcatcacgTTTGAAAAACAGGTTCATGTTAGCTTCCATTATATTGTTCCTCCCTCCAACTCTTCCAACCACTATTTATTTTAAGTTGGTCGACAGCCACCGCAGCCTGCTCTGATTCAATGGCAGGTTGTCTAATTATGTTTGATATATTTCAAATAATGCAGCAAACCCATGAAATAAATTAATAGTTAAATCTCATTAACCCTTTTTAAAAAACTAATTAAGTAAGTTGCATTATGCAAAAATGTGCCAAGTTATTGGGAAAGTTCATTGAACAATAACTGCAACCACTGAGATGACATATCTATACAGGGTGGAGCTCGAACTTATATGCTACGGTACATTGTGGTGTTTAGTATTAATAATACAACATTTgtgtaaaatttaaatatatctgTGTCTCCAAGATGAAACACTATGATAGCACTATAGTATATTTGTACCGTATAAGTTCTTCTCTATCAATTTAAGTTGATTGA carries:
- the LOC103446324 gene encoding UBP1-associated protein 2C, which produces MDFSKKRKTEPNGTVSTSPPSQSAYLTPEDARRLLQPLTQDQLIGILQNAVVRHPDVLESVRSVADQDSTLRKLFIRGLGADTTSDSLRSLFSAFGELDEAIVIHDKATGKSKGYGFVTFKHADSALLSLKEPSKKIDGRVTVTQFASAGLATSLNSSNPNAADVSARKIYVGSVPFDISSDRLLSAFSAYGDIEEGPLGFDKVTGKSKGFAFFVYKAEQGARAALVEPLKNIDGHQVACKLAVDNKKSKPGGAQGTPDNSGVRPPQSSMPPGMYQGVPPQTGPYSGFPGGHQPLPVPSGNNFSGARYNPNLGGGYGMPPPGEFGARLPPSSIGMGPGGYSDDPHYGLGSSMAHPSQHQQPPMPRIPPGGLYQGMPPYY
- the LOC103446326 gene encoding U-box domain-containing protein 45-like, producing MSDSNSTPASSSSSSLWVYSYLKLRFINRIRRFLRSKNARKRPTPSDHFDTSSRLSKVVSNSNEVMVRQVVMEKVSGGDHDDSVMGLQRAVKKLHFGISWEEKELAAMEIGMLAKEDVKVRKLVGGLGIIPVLVSMAASEVVVRRRVAVFALIELANGTYTNKALMVGAGIFSKLQNDINILDEPTRHQFAELLLLLSSLANTQFPLSSSEIVPFLVVIIESSTSTMETKEPCLGALFNLSTMLDSAATLVSNGVVEVLLKLSTTEALSEKALATLGNLVVTLMGKKAMENSAAVPGSLIEILTWDEKPKCQELSCYILMILAHQSSDQREKMAKSGIVPILLEVALLGSSLAQKRALKLLQWFKDERQAKMGPHSGPQTARVAIGSPLNQREAQQGKKVMNNLVKQSLYKNMEMITRRASAPGDSSNLKALIISTSSKSLPY